The Streptomyces sp. DG1A-41 genomic sequence GATCCTGCTGGTGGCCCTGCTGGTCGTCGGCATCGGTCTCTCGCTCGGTGGGCCCACCGGATACGCCATCAACCCGGCACGTGACCTCGGTCCGCGCATCGTGCACCAATTCCTCCCGATCCCGCATAAGGGAACGTCCGACTGGGGGTACGCCTGGGTCCCGGTGGTGGGGCCTGTGGTCGGCGGAATTCTCGCGGCCCTCATCTACAACGCAGCCTTCTGACCGAGCGATCGAGAGGTAGCCATGACGGACAACGCCGAGAAGTACGTCGCAGCGATCGACCAGGGCACCACCTCGAGCCGATGCATCGTCTTCAACCAGGACGGCGCCATCGTCGCCGTGGACCAGCGCGAGCACCGCCAGATCTTCCCGAAACCCGGGTGGGTGGAGCACGACGCCACCGAGATCTGGTCCAAGGTGCAGGCGGTGGTCGCCGGGGCGCTCGCCAAGGCCGGGCTGCGCGCCGACCAGCTGAGCGCTATGGGGATCACCAACCAGCGCGAGACGACCCTCCTGTGGGACCGCGCGACGGGGAAGCCGGTGCACAACGCCATCGTGTGGCAGGACACGCGGACGGCGGCGCTGTGCAACCAGCTGGGCGGCTCGGACGGGCAGGACCGTTTCCGCGAGCAGACGGGTCTGCCGCTGGCCACCTACTTCTCCGGACCCAAGGCGGCCTGGCTGCTCGACAATGTGCCCGACCTCCGGGCCCGGGCCGAACGCGGTGAGATCGCCTTCGGAACGATCGACTCCTGGCTGATCTGGAACCTCACCGGCGGCACCGACGGCGGGCAGCACGTCACCGACGTGACCAACGCCGGGCGCACCATGCTGATGAACCTGGAGACCCTCCAGTGGGACTCCTCGATCCTCTCGGCGATGAACATCCCCGAAGCCATGCTGCCGGAGATCCGGTCCTCCGCCGAGGTGTACGGCACCGCACTCGGCCAGCTCGCCGGTGTGCCCGTGGCCTCCGCGCTGGGCGACCAGCAGGCCGCCGTGTTCGGCCAGGCCTGCTACGACGTGGGCACCGCGAAGAACACGTACGGCACGGGAAGCTTCCTGCTGCTCAACACCGGCAACCGCCCGGTGCCGTCGAAGAGCGGTCTGCTGACGACGATGGGGTACAAGATCGGCAGTGAAGCGCCGGTCTACTGTCTGGAGGGGTCGATAGCCATAACGGGCGCGCTGGTCCAGTGGTTCCGCGACCAGCTCGGCATCATCCGTACCGCCGACGAGATCGAGCCCCTGGCCGCGAGCGTGGAAGACAACGGCGGCGCGTACATCGTGCCGGCGTTCTCGGGTCTGTTCGCGCCGTACTGGCGCTCCGACGCGCGTGGCGTGGTCACCGGACTGACCCGGTACGTCACGAAGGCGCACCTCGCGCGAGCGGTGCTGGAGGCGACGAGCTGGCAGACGCGCGAGGTCGTGGACGCCATGTACCAGGACTCCGGGGTGCACATCACCACCCTGAAGGTCGACGGCGGCATGACGAAGAACAACCTGCTCATGCAGCACCAGGCGGACGTGCTCGACGTACCGGTGGTGCGGCCCAAGGTCTCCGAGACGACCTGTCTGGGCGCCGCGTACGCGGCCGGTCTGGCCACCGGCGTGTGGAACGACCTGGACGAGCTCAAGGCGCACTGGCAGAAGGACATCGAGTGGACGCCGTCCATGGAAGCGTCGGTGCGGGACCGCGAGCACCACAACTGGCGCAAGGCCGTGGAGAGGAGCTTCGGCTGGGAGGAGGACGGCGACAGCTAGCCACGCGCGCGTGGAGAGGCGTTTGTGGACTGCGGACCGTACCCCTGTCGGCGGGGGTACGGTCCGCGCCCCGCCGGTCGGCCGAGCGTCAGGTGGTCGCCGTCTGGCGGCGGTCGGCCGCGTACGCCATGGCGTGCTCGACGACGCCGATGAGCGCCTCCTTGACCGACTCGCGGTCGCGGGCGTCGCACATCAGGAGCGGCACGCCGTCGTCGAGGTCGAGGGCCTGGCGCACGTCCTCGACCGGGTATCGCGGGGCGCCCTCGAAGCAGTTGACGCCGACGAGGAAAGGTATCGCGCGTCGTTCGAAGTAGTCGACGGCGGCGAAGCAGTCCTCCAGGCGGCGGGTGTCGGCGAGCACGACGGCACCGAGCGCGCCCTCGGAGAG encodes the following:
- the glpK gene encoding glycerol kinase GlpK; translated protein: MTDNAEKYVAAIDQGTTSSRCIVFNQDGAIVAVDQREHRQIFPKPGWVEHDATEIWSKVQAVVAGALAKAGLRADQLSAMGITNQRETTLLWDRATGKPVHNAIVWQDTRTAALCNQLGGSDGQDRFREQTGLPLATYFSGPKAAWLLDNVPDLRARAERGEIAFGTIDSWLIWNLTGGTDGGQHVTDVTNAGRTMLMNLETLQWDSSILSAMNIPEAMLPEIRSSAEVYGTALGQLAGVPVASALGDQQAAVFGQACYDVGTAKNTYGTGSFLLLNTGNRPVPSKSGLLTTMGYKIGSEAPVYCLEGSIAITGALVQWFRDQLGIIRTADEIEPLAASVEDNGGAYIVPAFSGLFAPYWRSDARGVVTGLTRYVTKAHLARAVLEATSWQTREVVDAMYQDSGVHITTLKVDGGMTKNNLLMQHQADVLDVPVVRPKVSETTCLGAAYAAGLATGVWNDLDELKAHWQKDIEWTPSMEASVRDREHHNWRKAVERSFGWEEDGDS